AATTTCAGCCGGAAAATCACAGAATTCGTATCGTGGCTTGGTGCATATTTCAAAGCGCGCTGAAAATGCACGAAACTTTACGCAGTGTGATAGTTTGCTTATGAATGACACATGTGGGGCACATACATTTCCGTACATTGAATGCAATAACAACAGTGCTAAACTTGAGCATGAGGCAACCACGTCAAAAATTGGTGAAGATCAAATTTTTTATTGTCAGCAACGTGGCATATCAGAAGAAAAAGCAATAGGCTTAATAGTGAATGGTTATTGCAGAGATGTCTTGAATAAATTACCCATGGAATTTGCGGTGGAGGCACAAAAATTATTAGCAATCTCATTGGAGAATTCGGTAGGATAACAAACAAAAAAATTGGAAGAAATAAAATAGAACATGAGTACATTACTTGAAATAAAAAACCTTCATGCAAAGGTTGAAGACAAAGAAATTTTGAAAGGATTAAATCTCACGGTAAAAGCCGGAGAAGTGCATGCCATCATGGGCCCAAATGGTGCAGGAAAATCTACCCTGGCTTCTGTTCTTAGCGGTAAGGATGGTTATGATGTAACAGACGGATCAGCTAGTTTTGATGGTGTGAATCTCTTAGAACTTGAAGCTGATGAGCGTGCGAAAGAAGGATTATTTCTGGCCTTTCAATATCCTGTTGAAATTCCGGGAGTTTCCAACATCAATTTTTTGCGTACTGCGCTGAATGAAATTCGTGAGTATCGGAAATTAGAACCCATATCTGCAAAAGATTTCATGAGTATGGTGCGCGAAAAATCAAAATTAGTTGAGCTTAAAGATGCACTTGCTGCCCGTTCAGTGAATGAAGGATTTTCAGGTGGAGAAAAAAAGCGGAATGAGATTTTTCAGATGGCAATGCTTGAACCTAAGCTGGCTATTTTAGATGAAACTGATTCAGGTTTAGATATTGATGCGTTACGCATTGTTGCAAACGGTGTAAATAAATTAAAAAACAAGGACAACGCGGTGGTAATAATCACCCACTACCAAAGATTGTTGGATTATATTGTGCCTGATTTTGTGCATGTATTGGCGGATGGAAAAATTGTCAAAACCGGTGATAAAACACTGGCGCTTGAACTAGAAGAAAAAGGATACGATTGGATAAAGACAAATTAGAGCGCAAGAATTTATTACACGTGATTATTCACAAAAATTAATGGCAGGAAAGTAAAGGGTAATAAATCTGAATCAGTAAACTTTCAGGCAAAAAAATAATTATGAAAGGTATTATATGACAACAACAGAAATATCTGATAAAATGATGGAGTTTGTTTCATCCTTGGGCGTGCCTGAAAATAAAATTCAGCGTAATGCGTATGATGAACTTATTCAATTTGATTTTCCAACAACAAAAGATGAATATTGGAAGTACACCAGATTGACAAAAATTTCAGGATTATCTTTGCATCGTTCGTCTCAATCATTCACTGCAAAATCAGATATAGAAAAATACATCAGAGAAAAAAATTATGTAGTGATTGAGAATGGTAAATGTAGAGCTGATTTAAGTTCATTGTCTTTGCCCGGAATCAAATTCACTGTAGTTGCAAGTGAAGTTTTTGCAGACGAGAATAAAAATCAAAAACAAGTTGGCAAATCACATGTTTTTACCCGTATCAATGAGGCATATTTTCAAGAAGAAATTATTTTTCAAATTTCAACCAACGCAATTATTGAAGAGCAAGTTCAACTCGTTTTTCTGACAACCGGAGAGAATGTAATATCAAACCCGCGTGTGAAATTTGTTAGTGATAAATCATCATCATGCGGTTTTAATCTTGTTCATATTTCAACTAGTGAGCATTGTTTTACCAATCCGGTTATTACGGCTTATCTTGGTGAAAATTCAAGACTAACGCTTGATAAAATTCAAATGGAAAATGAGAACTGCAGACACATTTCTACAGAGCAAATATTTCAGTCAGCGAATTCATTCTTTCAATTGAACACCATGGTTCTTGACGGTGGTTTGGTGCGCAATAACGTGAATGTTTCAGTAGATGGCATGAACGCGGAAACGCATTTGAACGGTGCAATTATTACAACCGGAAAAACCCATACAGATAATCATACGTTTGTGTCACACAACGTGGCGCAATGTTTCAGTAATGAAAATTATAAATACGTACTTGACGGTAGTGCTACCGGTGTATTTAACGGACGAGTGATTGTTCAGCAAGATGCTCAGAAAATTAATGCGTATCAGAAAAATGCAAATATTCTTTTAACTGACGCAGCGCAAATTTATTCAAAACCTGAACTAGAGATTTATGCTGATGATGTGAAGTGTTCACATGGATCAACAACCGGTCAACTGGATGATGACGCAATTTTTTATTTGCAGGCCAGAGGCATCTCAAAACTAAAAGCCACAAAGATTTTGGTTGCAGCTTTTACAGAAGAAATTATTGGTCAATTTAAAAATGAAAATATCAGATCATTGATTCATGAAACGCTGGTGGAAAAACATGGCTGGGATGAACCTTTATCCTGATTTTTTGATGTCGCGAATCAGCAGTTGTAATTCGCTTTTTCCGTTCCAGCTATTTTCTTCAAGAGTATAAACGAGGTCAACTTTTTTACCTTCAATTTCAGACCATTTGGCAGCGAGTCCGAACCCTACGGCATCCAAAATAATTTCAGGATATTCATCTTGCTGAAGGCGCAGTTTTAAATGTTCTTCTTTCAATATACGGGAGTTATCAAGCAATCTCACATTCCGTGTAATAAATACCGGACGCATATTGTCAGGCCCGAAGGGTGCCATTTGGTTGAGCACACGATAAAATTTTGGAATACCTCCGGGTTGACTTTCGTAAATATCTCTGAAATCAATTTCTGCATCAATTTCAATTACCGGTTTGAGTAATTTTTTGTCAAGCGTTGCAACAACAATCTGATCAAATTTTTTTCTGAATAAATCAACATGCTCTACGGGCAAAGAGAGACCAGCGGCAAAAGAATGACCTCCAAATTGATCAAGCAAATCATCACAGGCTTCAATGGCATCATAGATATTAAAACCTCTTATGCTTCGGGCTGAACCAACGGCGCGTCCATTAGATTGTGTAAGCACAATGGTTGGGCGATAATATACTTCAGTTAATCTGGAAGCCACAATACCAACTACCCCCTTGTGCCAATCGGGATGATACACCACTGTTGACGATGCAGTTTGCAGAAACTCATCTTGTTCAATTTGTGCAAGTGCTTCAAGGGTAATTTCACGGTCAAGTCCTTTTCTGGTTTCATTGTGCAAATGAATTTCTTTGCTCACGTTGTCAACCTCATCAAATGTTTTTGCGAGTAATAATTCAACTGCCTGATTTCCGCTGGCAATGCGTCCTGCAGCGTTGATGCGCGGTGCCAATATGAATACAACGTCTGTAATATTCACGACATCATTTTTACCTGCCAGTTCAAGTAATTTTTTAAATCCCGGGCGCTGTTTTTTATTGAGTTCTTCTAACCCGTGAAAGGCAAGCACGCGATTTTCATCAGACATAGAAACGATATCTGCAGCGATGCTAACAACAACTAAATCCAGTAAATTTGTAATGTCTTCACCATTGCCTCCGCGTATTGAATTGAGTGCTTGTACAAGTTTAAATCCAATGCCACATCCTGATAATTCTTTAAATGGATATTTACACAAAGGTTGTTTTGGATTGAGCAAAATAGCATCAGGTAATTCATTTGCCGGTGTATGATGATCACAGACAATAAAATCAATTCCATTTTCTTTAGCTCGTGCAATTTTTTCAATTTCTTTTGTTCCGCAATCCAATGCAATCACGAGACTAAATGAATTGTCAATGGCAAAATCTACGCCGGCATCTGAAACTCCGTAGCCTTCTTTATATCGGTCAGGAATGTAGTAACCAACTTGTTCATACTCTCTGGTGAGATATTGAAATACCAGTGTTACTGCCGTAGTACCATCTACATCATAATCACCATAAATTAAAATATTTTCACGTGCGGCAATTGCGCGTTCAATGCGGTCAACAGCTTCTGACATTCCTTTCATTTTAAAAGGGTCATGGAGGTGATGCAGGTTAGGTCTGAAAAATTCTTTTGCTGAATTAAAATCTGTGATTCCTCTTTGCGCCATGATTCTGGCAATGGGTCCACTTACACCAACTTCTTCTATCAACCTTGCTACCACCTGTTCGTTGGCCGGCTTTTTGATAAGCCATCTTTTATCCATATATTAGATCATTATTTCAATGAAAAGGGCTTTAAAGATAATTTTATTCTTGTCTACTACAACAGTTTTCGCACAGGAAATTTCTGAAACGGTGTATTCCGTCTATTTCAGGACAGAGGCATTTGCCGCTTTAAAAAAAGCAAATGGTGTATCAACCGGTTATCACGGCAGCTATGAACCAGAAAATACAGATGAAAATGCCTTGAGGCGTTCAGCCGGTGAATATATCAAGGTTGATGAAACGGGCATATATCTTGAAAAAAATAAATTACTTTTTATAACGCGTGAACAGGTGCGTGAAGATAGTAAGTATCAAGTGCGCAACGGGTACATATTTGGTGTTGTTGAAAATGATTCTCTGCCAACTGCGCTTGAAGGGGAGAATTATTATTTTTTAGTGCCTTCCAAAACGTATATCTACCAAACGGGTTCAGCAAATAGTTTTTTATATGATGCGTTTAGTTCAGGTGTTTATTTTTTAGCGCAACCTGAAGATAACGGACACTTTACCGTAATTGTTATACACTTTACCGGTAGCGGAATTGACATGAAGGAACTGGTATTAAATGACGAAAATTGTTCAGCCCAAAAAATAAAAAAATGTGAAATAATCAAGGGCGATTTCAATACGTATATCTTAAGTCCGGTTATTAAAGAATGGGAGCAACTTGCAACTTGTTTTGAGGTGTATGACAGATTTGTGAAGGAGTAAAATTTTACGTTTCAATCACACCAGTTCAATGAGTGTGATTTCTGGCCAAATACCAATTCTTCCGGGATACCCTAAAAATCCGTAACCCCTGTTTACGTATAAATATTGATTGTCTTTAGAGTATAAGCCCGCCCATTTATCATAGCGCAATGAAATGGGACTCCATTTAAAACCATGCGTTTCAATTCCCATTTGTGCACCATGCGTGTGGCCGCTGAAGGTGATATCAATGTCTCTATAGTCTTTGACCACTTGCTCGTCCCAATGAGTTGGGTCATGTGATAACAACAATTTTACCGGTGCATTGACTCCTTGATACGCTTTTTTTAGGTCACCAATTTGTTGAAATCCTGAACCCCAATTTTGAACACCGATAACAGCTATTTTTTCTTGGTTTTTTTCAAGATAGATATGCTCATCAAGCAATAATTTCCAACCCAGTTGCTCATGCGTTTTTTTTACTCGCTCAAGATTTTCTTTTTTATCTTCTTCTGAATTCCATTGTCTGTATTCTCCATAATCATGATTTCCCAATATTGAGTATACACCCATTGGCGCTTGTACTTGCGAAAATATGTCCATGTACGGTTCCATTTCAGATGCGCTGTCATTCACCAAATCACCGGTAAAAAAAATGACATCGGGTTTTTCTTTGGTTAACATGTGTATGCCTCTTTCAACGGCTTGCTTGTCATAAAAACTTCCGGCGTGAATATCTGAAATCTGCGCAATTTTAATTCCCTTGAATGCAGATGGAAGATTGGCAAGTTGTATTCGCTCTCTGCGCACTTTATAATTGTATGGCCCAATGAACATGCCCAGCGGATACGAAATTGCGGGCACTGCTGCAGCAAGAATTCCGGCACGGACAAGAAAATCAGAGCGTGATATTTTTTCGCCTGAAGTTTCAACTTGTGGTTTTAATTTTTTACGCACAAATATTATTCCTCTCCTCAAATCATCAATGAATAGAAAAATTGCCATGGCTAATTTGACAAAAAAATTAATCATCACAAATCCAAAAAAGAAATTACCGATGTTGCGAGGCACAGCATTAGTTGCAGTGAGCATCAATATAATTGAAATAGCTGCGGTGAAAAGAAAAACAAAATAACTGATTTGCAAAATGCGTTTAGTTATTATATGGTATGTATTCCATTTGCTTTTTAACCCCCGATAGGTATACCATTCAAGGCTGCCTCCAATGAGAATTACAATAACCAAGAATAGTAAAATACGCATGATCAGATTTTTTTCTGAAGACGTATTGAGAAGTAGAATATTTTAAATCAGCTAATTAATTTCAAGAAAGATGCTGCTGAAAAAATTGTGTAGATCCTATTCAGGGGTTAAAAACAATAATTATCAGATGCAGTTAACAAAAAAGGTGTTAATCAGCAATTACCAATATTATTTTGAGCAGGCTTTTTTTTCTTTCGCAAACTCACTCGGCGTTTTCGTTGGAATTTTTTTGTTTTTTGGTCAGCAAGCAAATCATTGTATTTTTCCAAGATATTCAGATAGCGATCTTTCCAATACTCTGCGGTGTTTTTTTCTGAATATTGAGCAATGGGCTCTTCTGCTTGACCAACTGCATTAATTGATTTTCTGAGTTGCGTCAAATCATGAGCGAAATCATATCGTATTATGCTTCCTATCTCATAGATGGTATCTAATGACAAGGCAGGATTTTCAAAGGCGTAGTACATCCATCTTCGGCTTTTGCCCAATTTTGCTGCTAAACGGGTAATCGAGTACCCGGTTTCACGTACGGCCTTTTCTACTATTTCACCACGGTGTTTCACCTCCACAAAATTGCGTTCTATTGTGAGAATTTCACTGCACAAATATTGCACAGTTCCGTGTATAATACTATATTTGGGCGCATTACCTTATGTGGGTCAGTTCATTACACGATATGATCCAAGCAATGATAAGGGCTGATGTAAGATATTGTTTTTTTACCAAAGTTTGCTTAAACCATGACAGCGGAAAAGAGTGTTGGTTTGATAAAATTGACGAATGCGCATAGTATAGATGAGCAAATCTCTATTCATCATAATCAGGTTGTTTCTGTTGCAAGAGATTCAGAAAACCCCGCCTTTGTTAGAGTAATCTGTTCTGATGGTCAAGAGTTTTGTGTGACAGAATCTCTTGAAGAAGTTTACAATTTGCTTAGAAATTGCATGTGAGTTTTATTCTGTTATCAGTATTTTTTTCTGATGCAGATTTTCTTTTGTTGCCACTTGCACAATATAAATTCCGGTTGAAATATTTTCAGGAATAAGATACACTGAACCTATTTGTATTATTTCAATTTTTCTTCCTTGATCATCTATTAAAATCACGTAAGCAATTTCTTGGGCAGTTTTGATGGAAACTTGATGTGTCAGCTGATCAAATAGGATGTGAAAATCTTCTGAACCGGCATCATCAATGCTTGCTGAAAATGTATCAACATGCACGCAGGCTGAGGTGTCTGTGCATCCGTTTTCTGTAATAATAACGGCATAATCACCGGTCAAAGAAGCAACAAAAATTTGATCAGTTTCACCCGGAATAATCAGGTCAGTTTCACAATCAATCCATTGATAAATTGCGCTTGACGCCTGTGCGGTAATATAATTGTCATCTTGATTAAGCGCTGTGTTAACCGGAAGTTGAACCGTTAGATTAGTAGTTACCACGCTGTCACAAAAATTACTTGCTGTAATGATATCGGTATATACTCCACTGACACTATAAGTACTGCTGCCAATGGTATACGTATCGCCATAACAAATGGAAATATCATGAATGGCTGTAATTTGATTTTCAATAGTAAGATTGGTGTATGCTGTGCTGTCACATCCATTACTTGCTGTAAAGATAACAGGATAAACCCCGGTGGTAGTTTCGTAATTTCCATCAATCCAATATCCTGTACCAAAACATACGGTAACAAAATTTGAACTACTTAACTCCGGTGCAATAGTAAGAGTTGTATTTACTGTACTGTCACAACCATCTATACTTTGCAATAAATCAGAATAGTTGCCTGATGCAGTGTATGTATTTGTACCAACCATCAAACTTTGACCAAAACATAAATCAATAGTTTGGTTAGTGATTAATACCGGACACGATTCATTGCTGAAGAAATATGCTGCTCCTGCATCTGCCATAAGATTTGTTCCGGTCTCATC
This genomic stretch from Crocinitomicaceae bacterium harbors:
- a CDS encoding metallophosphoesterase; this encodes MMRILLFLVIVILIGGSLEWYTYRGLKSKWNTYHIITKRILQISYFVFLFTAAISIILMLTATNAVPRNIGNFFFGFVMINFFVKLAMAIFLFIDDLRRGIIFVRKKLKPQVETSGEKISRSDFLVRAGILAAAVPAISYPLGMFIGPYNYKVRRERIQLANLPSAFKGIKIAQISDIHAGSFYDKQAVERGIHMLTKEKPDVIFFTGDLVNDSASEMEPYMDIFSQVQAPMGVYSILGNHDYGEYRQWNSEEDKKENLERVKKTHEQLGWKLLLDEHIYLEKNQEKIAVIGVQNWGSGFQQIGDLKKAYQGVNAPVKLLLSHDPTHWDEQVVKDYRDIDITFSGHTHGAQMGIETHGFKWSPISLRYDKWAGLYSKDNQYLYVNRGYGFLGYPGRIGIWPEITLIELV
- the sufD gene encoding Fe-S cluster assembly protein SufD, whose amino-acid sequence is MTTTEISDKMMEFVSSLGVPENKIQRNAYDELIQFDFPTTKDEYWKYTRLTKISGLSLHRSSQSFTAKSDIEKYIREKNYVVIENGKCRADLSSLSLPGIKFTVVASEVFADENKNQKQVGKSHVFTRINEAYFQEEIIFQISTNAIIEEQVQLVFLTTGENVISNPRVKFVSDKSSSCGFNLVHISTSEHCFTNPVITAYLGENSRLTLDKIQMENENCRHISTEQIFQSANSFFQLNTMVLDGGLVRNNVNVSVDGMNAETHLNGAIITTGKTHTDNHTFVSHNVAQCFSNENYKYVLDGSATGVFNGRVIVQQDAQKINAYQKNANILLTDAAQIYSKPELEIYADDVKCSHGSTTGQLDDDAIFYLQARGISKLKATKILVAAFTEEIIGQFKNENIRSLIHETLVEKHGWDEPLS
- the recJ gene encoding single-stranded-DNA-specific exonuclease RecJ, which gives rise to MDKRWLIKKPANEQVVARLIEEVGVSGPIARIMAQRGITDFNSAKEFFRPNLHHLHDPFKMKGMSEAVDRIERAIAARENILIYGDYDVDGTTAVTLVFQYLTREYEQVGYYIPDRYKEGYGVSDAGVDFAIDNSFSLVIALDCGTKEIEKIARAKENGIDFIVCDHHTPANELPDAILLNPKQPLCKYPFKELSGCGIGFKLVQALNSIRGGNGEDITNLLDLVVVSIAADIVSMSDENRVLAFHGLEELNKKQRPGFKKLLELAGKNDVVNITDVVFILAPRINAAGRIASGNQAVELLLAKTFDEVDNVSKEIHLHNETRKGLDREITLEALAQIEQDEFLQTASSTVVYHPDWHKGVVGIVASRLTEVYYRPTIVLTQSNGRAVGSARSIRGFNIYDAIEACDDLLDQFGGHSFAAGLSLPVEHVDLFRKKFDQIVVATLDKKLLKPVIEIDAEIDFRDIYESQPGGIPKFYRVLNQMAPFGPDNMRPVFITRNVRLLDNSRILKEEHLKLRLQQDEYPEIILDAVGFGLAAKWSEIEGKKVDLVYTLEENSWNGKSELQLLIRDIKKSG
- the sufC gene encoding Fe-S cluster assembly ATPase SufC is translated as MSTLLEIKNLHAKVEDKEILKGLNLTVKAGEVHAIMGPNGAGKSTLASVLSGKDGYDVTDGSASFDGVNLLELEADERAKEGLFLAFQYPVEIPGVSNINFLRTALNEIREYRKLEPISAKDFMSMVREKSKLVELKDALAARSVNEGFSGGEKKRNEIFQMAMLEPKLAILDETDSGLDIDALRIVANGVNKLKNKDNAVVIITHYQRLLDYIVPDFVHVLADGKIVKTGDKTLALELEEKGYDWIKTN